The following are encoded in a window of Peromyscus maniculatus bairdii isolate BWxNUB_F1_BW_parent chromosome X, HU_Pman_BW_mat_3.1, whole genome shotgun sequence genomic DNA:
- the Gpr143 gene encoding G-protein coupled receptor 143, producing the protein MASPRLGIFCCPTRDAATQLVLSFQPRVFHALCLGSGALRLVLGLLQLLPGRRSVGHRAPATSPPASVHILRAATACDFLGCLGIVTRSTVWVAYPDFIENISNVNGTDIWPAAFCVGSAMWIQLLYGACLWWLFCYAVDVYLVIRRSAGLSTILLYHIMAWGLAVLLCVEGAVMLYYPSVSRCERGLDHAIPHYVTTYLPLLLVLVANPILFHKTVTAVASLLKGRKGVYTENERLMGAVIKTRFFKIMLVLIACWLSNIINESLLFYLEMQPDIRGGSLKRIQNAARTTWFIMGILNPAQGLLLSLAFYGWTGCNLDVHPPKMVIQWEAMTASAAEGTYQSPVGSCVPHENPRKVVCVGGHTSDEVLSILSEGSDASTVEIHTATGSRNIKEVDSISQAQGDL; encoded by the exons ATGGCCTCCCCACGCCTGGGAATCTTCTGCTGCCCTACAAGGGACGCAGCCACACAGCTGGTGCTGAGCTTCCAACCGCGGGTGTTCCACGCGCTGTGCCTGGGCAGCGGGGCTCTCCGCCTGGTGCTTGGCCTCCTGCAGCTCCTGCCTGGGCGCAGATCTGTTGGTCACAGGGCGCCTGCGACATCTCCACCGGCCTCAGTCCACATTCTCCGCGCTGCCACCGCCTGCGACTTTCTTGGCTGCCTGG GAATCGTTACCAGGTCCACGGTGTGGGTAGCCTACCCAGATTTCATTGAAAACATCTCCAATGTGAATGGAACAGACATTTGGCCTGCTGCTTTCTGTGTAGGGAGTGCG ATGTGGATCCAGCTGTTGTATGGTGCCTGCCTCTGGTGGCTCTTCTGCTATGCAGTTGATGTGTACTTGGTGATCAGGAGATCTGCAGGACTGAG CACCATCCTGCTATACCACATCAtggcctggggcctggctgtgctgCTCTGTGTGGAGGGGGCAGTCATGCTTTACTACCCTTCTGTGTCCAG GTGTGAGAGGGGCCTGGACCATGCTATCCCTCATTATGTCACCACGTACTTGCCACTACTGCTTGTCCTTGTGGCCAACCCTATCCTGTTTCACAAGACAGTGACTGCAG TGGCCTCTTtactgaaaggaagaaaaggtgtTTACACAGAGAACGAGAGACTGATGGGAGCCGTGATCAAGACCCGGTTTTTCAAAATAATGCTGGTGTTAATTGCATG TTGGTTGTCCAATATCATCAATGAAAGTCTTTTGTTCTACCTTGAAATGCAACCAGATATCCGTGGAGGCTCTCTGAAACGCATCCAGAATGCAGCCAGGACCACATGGTTTATTATG GGAATACTGAATCCAGCCCAAGGACTTCTCTTGTCTCTAGCCTTCTATGGCTGGACAGGATGCAACCTGGATGTCCACCCTCCCAAGATGGTGATTCAGTGGGAAGCAATGACTGCCTCAGCTGCCGAGGGCACATACCAGTCCCCTGTGGGCTCCTGTGTGCCCCATGAAAACCCCAGGAAggtggtgtgtgttggggggcacaCTTCTGACGAGGTGCTGAGCATTCTGTCTGAAG gtTCTGATGCCAGCACTGTTGAAATCCATACTGCAACTGGGTCACGCAACATAAAAGAAGTTGACTCCATTTCCCAAGCTCAGGGGGACCTCTGA